A genomic window from Glycine soja cultivar W05 chromosome 10, ASM419377v2, whole genome shotgun sequence includes:
- the LOC114370845 gene encoding glycinol 4-dimethylallyltransferase-like isoform X2 yields the protein MDSVLVHVISCPNASATTGGNLWRSKHSTEKIYSTSSCASKALQNKRKIQMEYNLLRFQQPTLNHHYKSTERGHVYQESNIKYVVKAVSKPSFDYEPPTSNSKNMLESIKNFLAAFYWFCYPYTMVGRTLSTISACLIAVEKSSDISPLFFIGLLQALVPYTFLDVYINGVNQLSDLEIDKSFWLSWIIGSWPLIWSIVSCFTLWTAYSINVPFLRWKRHPLLAAMCIFLSFTIISPVTFFLHMQTFVFKRPVVFPRSLVFLIVFMSFYSVGIALFKDIPDIEGDKKFGIHSFSARFGQKQVFWICVLLFETAFGVALLAGATSSCLWIKIATGLGHAALASILWYQAKYVDLTSKASVRSFYMLIWKLLFTSYFLIPLIR from the exons ATGGATTCAGTACTAGTGCATGTTATATCTTGTCCCAATGCTTCAGCCACAACTG GTGGAAATCTCTGGCGGAGTAAACATTCCACTGAGAAAATATACTCTACAA GTTCTTGTGCATCAAAAGCTTtgcaaaacaaaaggaaaattcAAATGGAATACAATCTTTTGAGGTTCCAACAACCAACTTTGAATCATCATTACAAGTCTACTGAGAGAGGGCATGTATATCAAGAAtccaatataaaatatgttgtgAAAGCAGTCTCTAAACCATCTTTTGATTATGAACCTCCAACTTCTAATTCCAAAAACATGTTGGAGtctataaaaaatttcttgGCAGCTTTCTATTGGTTTTGCTATCCTTACACAATGGTTGGCCGA ACATTAAGCACAATCTCTGCATGTCTCATTGCCGTGGAGAAATCATCAGATATAtctccattattttttattggcttGTTACAG GCTTTGGTACCATACACGTTTTTGGATGTTTATATTAATGGAGTGAACCAGCTGTCTGACCTTGAAATAGACAAG AGTTTTTGGCTTAGCTGGATTATAGGTTCTTGGCCATTGATTTGGAGTATTGTGTCGTGCTTTACATTATGGACTGCTTATTCAATCAAT GTGCCATTCTTGAGATGGAAGAGACATCCACTACTCGCGGCaatgtgcatttttcttagttttacAATTATATCTCCAGTTACATTTTTCCTTCACATGCAG ACTTTTGTGTTCAAGAGGCCCGTTGTCTTTCCAAGATCATTGGTTTTCCTTATTGTATTCATGAGCTTCTACTCTGTAGGCATAGCATTGTTCAAG GACATACCTGACATTGAAGGAGATAAGAAATTTGGCATCCATTCTTTTTCAGCACGTTTTGGTCAGAAACAA GTATTTTGGATTTGTGTTTTGCTTTTTGAAACGGCCTTTGGAGTTGCCCTCTTGGCTGGAGCAACATCTTCTTGCCTCTGGATTAAAATTGCCACG GGTTTGGGACATGCTGCTCTTGCTTCAATTCTTTGGTATCAGGCCAAATATGTAGATTTGACAAGCAAAGCTTCCGTAAGATCCTTCTATATGTTGATTTGGAAG TTGTTGTTCACATCATACTTCCTCATACCTTTAATCAGATAG
- the LOC114370845 gene encoding glycinol 4-dimethylallyltransferase-like isoform X1: MDSVLVHVISCPNASATTGGNLWRSKHSTEKIYSTSSCASKALQNKRKIQMEYNLLRFQQPTLNHHYKSTERGHVYQESNIKYVVKAVSKPSFDYEPPTSNSKNMLESIKNFLAAFYWFCYPYTMVGRTLSTISACLIAVEKSSDISPLFFIGLLQALVPYTFLDVYINGVNQLSDLEIDKINKPHLPLASGQLSFTTGFIIAALSLILSFWLSWIIGSWPLIWSIVSCFTLWTAYSINVPFLRWKRHPLLAAMCIFLSFTIISPVTFFLHMQTFVFKRPVVFPRSLVFLIVFMSFYSVGIALFKDIPDIEGDKKFGIHSFSARFGQKQVFWICVLLFETAFGVALLAGATSSCLWIKIATGLGHAALASILWYQAKYVDLTSKASVRSFYMLIWKLLFTSYFLIPLIR; the protein is encoded by the exons ATGGATTCAGTACTAGTGCATGTTATATCTTGTCCCAATGCTTCAGCCACAACTG GTGGAAATCTCTGGCGGAGTAAACATTCCACTGAGAAAATATACTCTACAA GTTCTTGTGCATCAAAAGCTTtgcaaaacaaaaggaaaattcAAATGGAATACAATCTTTTGAGGTTCCAACAACCAACTTTGAATCATCATTACAAGTCTACTGAGAGAGGGCATGTATATCAAGAAtccaatataaaatatgttgtgAAAGCAGTCTCTAAACCATCTTTTGATTATGAACCTCCAACTTCTAATTCCAAAAACATGTTGGAGtctataaaaaatttcttgGCAGCTTTCTATTGGTTTTGCTATCCTTACACAATGGTTGGCCGA ACATTAAGCACAATCTCTGCATGTCTCATTGCCGTGGAGAAATCATCAGATATAtctccattattttttattggcttGTTACAG GCTTTGGTACCATACACGTTTTTGGATGTTTATATTAATGGAGTGAACCAGCTGTCTGACCTTGAAATAGACAAG ATAAATAAACCACATCTTCCTTTGGCATCTGGACAATTATCATTTACAACTGGTTTCATTATTGCCgcattatctttaattttg AGTTTTTGGCTTAGCTGGATTATAGGTTCTTGGCCATTGATTTGGAGTATTGTGTCGTGCTTTACATTATGGACTGCTTATTCAATCAAT GTGCCATTCTTGAGATGGAAGAGACATCCACTACTCGCGGCaatgtgcatttttcttagttttacAATTATATCTCCAGTTACATTTTTCCTTCACATGCAG ACTTTTGTGTTCAAGAGGCCCGTTGTCTTTCCAAGATCATTGGTTTTCCTTATTGTATTCATGAGCTTCTACTCTGTAGGCATAGCATTGTTCAAG GACATACCTGACATTGAAGGAGATAAGAAATTTGGCATCCATTCTTTTTCAGCACGTTTTGGTCAGAAACAA GTATTTTGGATTTGTGTTTTGCTTTTTGAAACGGCCTTTGGAGTTGCCCTCTTGGCTGGAGCAACATCTTCTTGCCTCTGGATTAAAATTGCCACG GGTTTGGGACATGCTGCTCTTGCTTCAATTCTTTGGTATCAGGCCAAATATGTAGATTTGACAAGCAAAGCTTCCGTAAGATCCTTCTATATGTTGATTTGGAAG TTGTTGTTCACATCATACTTCCTCATACCTTTAATCAGATAG